The genomic window GATTACTGGCTGCACCGTTTCGGCCTCCCCGTCTCGCCTCCGGAGCTTCTTGACCGCTATGAACGCCATATAGAGCTCCTGCCTCACGCGAAGGAGGTGCTCACGGCCCTTCAGAAGAGGTACACGCTTATTATCGCATCCAACGCGGCGCGGATCTTCGTTGAAAAGGAGATCTCCTTCACCGGCATCGGAGTACACTTCACCCACATCGTATCGGCCACGAGCGACTACGGGATCGTCAAGAAAGGAGAAACGTTTTACAGGACTCTCCTCGACAACCTTTCCGTATCCCCGGACGAGGTCGTCCACGTGGGCGATCACAGGTTATTTGATTACGAGGCCCCTTCCCGGTTCGGCATAGAGTCCTATCATCTCTGTTCCGAGGGTAACGGCAGCCACAAGATTATACACGATCTGAAGACTCTCCTCGAGAGACTATGATGGAATGTCCAAAATGCCACGCCCCTCTCGACGGTGAGCGAATCTCCTTCAGGGACGAATGCCCTCTCTGCGGGACCGACCTCCACGCCTGCATCTACTGCCGGTTCTACGACCAGGGCAAGGCCAACCGCTGCAGAGAGCCTCAGGCCGATTACGTCCATGAGCGGGACCGTGCCAATGTCTGTGAATATTTCAATTTTGAATATAAGGACGCCTCAAGGGCCTCCGGAAAAGATGCCGCCCAGAAGCTCTGGGATGAGGTGTTCAGGAAGGGCTGAGGTCTCCCGCAAGGCCTTATTCTGCAATAATTAACCTTTTACTCCGGCGGCGCTCCACCCTTTTCGGGCCCGGCGGCACATTCCTCGAGCACTCGCAGGATCGGCATATAATCGTAGTTCTCTACCAGACGCCCCAGCGCATGTGCCAGAGCTGCGTCTCTTTCATTGATCCCGATAACAATCCTGGAAATCGACTCCTGGTCAGCCCTGATCAACGCATCCGAAAGCTCCTGCCGTAGTGATGACGAAAGCCCTTCCAGCGCGGCCGGCTTAAAAAATCCGTCATCCGTCTCCGGCAACCCTGTCCTCTCCCCGTATAAGTATTCGATTCCAAGGTGTCTCCGCATGCAATCGAATATCTCTTCAGGACGGTAAGGCTTACGCACCAGGTCGTCCATATCCGCAGCCATAACCTCTTCCTTATGCTCCACAAGTGCCGAGGCCGTAACCGCGACGATCTTCACGTCCCTGCCGCCCTCGAGCCCTCGGATCGCACGGGTTGCCTGGAGACCGTCCATGACGGGCATACGCCGATCCATCCAGATAAAGTGCGGCTTCCACTCTTGAAAAAGACGCACCCCTTCCCGGCCGTTTACCGCGCTCTTCACACGGAGACCCACACCTTCCAGAAGGCGTGTGAGAAGGAGTCTGTTTTCCGCCTGGTCTTCCACAATCAGGATACGCCACTCCTCGGGTCCGGGCGCAATGGCAACGGGTCTTGCCCTTTCCTTCAGGGACGACTCCCTGACCGGCTCGTCGCTCACCTTTGCAGGCAGCTCAACACGAAATAGCGAACCCGTGCCGGGGGTGCTTTCCACCTCAATTTTTCCACCCATCAGTTCAACGAACTGTTTCGTAATAGCGAGACCGAGACCGGTCCCTTTCTGGGCGCTCGTCTTCCCCACCTGCACGAAAGGGTCGAATATATCGCGCCGGTCTTCCTCGCTGATACCGACGCCGCTGTCCTCCACCTCTATCGCGATCACGGGGCCCCGGAGCCGGAGGTGCAAGGTGATGCTGCCACGGTCGGTAAATTTCACGGCATTGGTGAAAAGGTTTATGATCACCTGCCTCAATTTCACCCCGTCGCTACGAACTATTTTAGGAAAATCATACGATTGGTCGAGAAGAAGATCGAGCCCCTTCTTTGCTGCCCGTTCCTGCATCATGGCCATTATTTCCCGCATCATGGCATGGAGGTCCACGGGCTCTTCATCTATCTTGACGCGACCCGCTTCGATCTTCGCCATATCGAGGACGTCGTCAATGAGAGAGAGCAGGTATTCCCCGCTACGCCTGATTATCTCGAGGCTCTCTCGCTGCACGGGGGTTGTGGAAGGGTCGTTTTGCATGAGATCGGAAAATCCGAGGATGCCGTTCATCGGGCTTCTCAGCTCATGGCTCATATTCGCGAGAAAGGCGCTCTTGGCCCTGTTCGCATGCTCCGCCCGCTCGGTTGCCTCCGCCAACTCCCGGCTGCGAACGATAAGGGCGGAGTTCGCCTGGGCCAGTTGCCCCAGGGTCTTCCGCCGTTGCAGGCTCACACGGATGAGAGTTATCACCAGTAGCGTCTCCAGTGCAAACGCGGCGAACGCAAGGAGCACATAATTCCGATAGCGCTGCCAAAGCGTTTTCTCGCGGTGCAAAATCACGCTTCCCGGCGGCAAGCGAGTATCAGGAATACTCCATTTCCGAAGCGCGGGAGCATCAAAATAATATCCGGTCAGCTCTTCCTTCAGCTGCTTTCCGGATAATCTGAGCGGTGAATCATACCCTGCAGCGATAACACGGCTCATCAAACCGCCTTCTTTCTCGCCGCTCCTCAAGAACCCCCCGACCACATTTCCCTTCATGTGAGAGTCAAGGACCCCGAAAACAGGAACCGAAGCGGATTCGCCGAGCCGTTGAGCCACCCTTTCCTGATAACCATGCTTCCCCAGGCGGTCATAGGACATCCCGAGATAGAGAATGGCTGCAGTCCTCGGAAGCTTTCCTGCCTTTTCATACACCTCTTCAAAAGAGAGATTGTCCCAGAACTCGAACTCCGCCCTGCCGGCGAAGGCACGTGACGACTCCCTCAGGTCTCCGAAGATTCCGGCAGCCCGGTGGCCGGGATCACCCACCACCACAATACGTCGTGTCTGCGGCAGGACGTGGAGGATAGTGGCAATTGCAATCTTTCCTCCATCGGAAAGGGCAGAGAAAGAGGCGTCCTGAGAAATACCCGGCGTATTGGCTTTCCCGATCATGTTGAAAAAGAGCCGGGGAGTTCCGGAAAAGAGGCCCGGGTTGCCGGAAAGAAATTCAGCTGCGGGCAATGACTCGGTAAGGACCATATTGAACTTTGTGGAGCAATATTTTGCCGCGAGGTATTCAGCGAGCGCCTTCCGGCCGTCGGCCGTTTCGAGACGGCCGAGGTCAAGCTGCTCCTCGTATACATCCGGCCGGATGCCTTCCGGTATTTCATGCAAACCTTGTGCAAGGCCCTTTCGCACGTTTGCGGTGTAACTGTATCCGTCGTTGAAGGAATAAAGCACGAGTGTTTTCCGGTTTTCTGCTGTTTCCTTTTTTTCTCCCCACGAAGGAACGGCATAGAAGATGAAAAGACAGCACAAGGCCCAAACCAAATACAGATTGCCTCTCCCATGGCCGGAAAACCGTGCTATCGCCGCCCCCTGACGCCCTTTGGAAGAAGAAACCTTTTCACTCATGGCGGATACAATTCCGGCCGGCCTCTTTGGCTGCATAAAGGGCGCGGTCGGCGGCCGCCACCAGGGAAGAAGGAAGAGACCCGCTCTCCGGTAAACGCATAGCTACCCCAATGCTCACCGTCACGAAACCACGGTCGACGGCTGAATCGGGAATGGGTTCGTCTATGAAACGGGACTGAATATCTCTTGCAATGTTCATTGCCCCTTCCAATGGGGTATCTGGCATCACCACCACCACTTCCTCTCCCCCGTAACGCGCGACCAGGTCGGTGGAGCGACGCAGCACCGTGCGAACCTTCTCCGCCACCGTCTTCAGGCAGGCATCGCCGGCCAGATGGCCGTAGGTATCGTTATATAGTTTGAAGTGGTCCACGTCGATCATGGCCAGAGAGAGGGGGGTCCCGCTCCTCATATGGCCGTTCCATTCCCTCTCCAGGACCCGATCGAAACATGGGCGGTTGGCAATGCCAAGCAGTCCGTCCGTCTCCGACAGGCGCGTCAACTTTTCGTTTGCCTCGATCAAGGCCTGATTGAGCCGGGCCAGCTCCCGCCGTGACCTGTAGAGCTCGATGTGGGTAGTCGCCCTCGCCAGAACTTCTTCCCGCCTGAAAGGCTTTGTGATATAGTCCACCCCGCCCGCCTGAAAAGCGGCGAGTTTATCTTCGACGTCGGCCGCGGCGCTAATGAAGATCACGGGAATAGGCCTCAACATCGCGTCTTCCTTGAGACGCCGGCAGACTTCAAACCCGTCGAGCCCCGGCATGCGTACGTCCAGAAGGATCAACTCCGGCGGCTCCATACCGGCCGACCGCAGCGCCAACTCACCGTTATTGAGCGGCCGTACACGGAAACCCTCGGAAGCAAGCGTTTCCGTCAGGAGTTTAAGGGAAGCAGGGGTATCATCGACGATCAGGATATTACTGTTCATTACCACTCCACTTTGGCTTCGCAGACACGCCCGAAGACCTCCTGCTGAACGGTTAGGCCCTGTCTCACGGCCTTCAGCCCACCACGGTTGCAAAACCTACGCGCGAGCCGGATGACAGCCGTGAATGATTATCGATTGTCCGGGAAATATCTTAAATGACGTGAACCGCTGCAGGGGCTCCACAAGATGGATACGAGAAAAAAAGAGGCGGCCCTTATCTCCGGGCGGGCCTCTCTCAGCGCGCAGTCTTTAGCCGGTCGCGGGATCGGGTAAATATGATTCGGTATTTTTCGGAATCCGCGTCGAAACAGACCATGCACCCCTTCGCCCCGCAACTCCCTTCGTTCAGCTCGTCTTTGGGTGGAAGCGGTTCGACGAGGACTTCAAGACCGAGGGATTCATAAAGCTCGGCCATTTCCGACAGACGGGGCTCACAGCTGACGAATTTCTTCTCCCATCCGTCGCGTGACAATTCCTCTTCCCTGGTCATCACGGCGCCTTTTGGGACTGAAAATAGTCCACCGTTCTTTTCAAACCATCGCCCAGGGTGACGCGGGGCTGCCAACCGAGGTGCTGCCTGGCCTTCGCGATATCAGGGCACCTTCTTTTTGGATCGTCCTCGGGCAGACGCTCGAATACGATCTCGGAGGCCGATCCCGTCATCTCCACAATCTTTCTGGCGATTTCAAGGATCGATACCTCTTCCGGGTTGCCGAGATTGATGGGGCCGGAAAATCCCGACAGATGGGGCTTTGTATAGTCCGTCTGCCTTTCCGTCTCGCCCTTCTCGTAGTCCATCATCCGTACCATGCCCTCTATCATGTCTTCAACATAACAGAAGGACCTTGTCTGACTTCCGTCTCCGTAAATGGTGATCGCCTCGCCCCGCAGGGCTTGTTCTATGAAATTACTCACCACCCGGCCGTCATCGGACCGCATTCTGGGGCCGTAGGTATTGAATATACGGATGACTTTTACATCCACCGAATTCTGCCTCATATAATCGAAAAAAAGCGTCTCGGCGACTCTTTTGCCCTCATCATAGCAGCTACGCTTACCGATAGGGTTCACGTGCCCCCAGTACTCCTCAGTCTGGGGGTGGACCTCAGGGTCTCCGTACACCTCGCTGGTGGATGCCTGCATTACCCTCGCCCGCACCCTCTTCGCAAGGCCGAGCACATTGAGGGCACCCAGGACGTTGACCTTTGTGGTCTTCACCGGGTTATACTGGTAATGAATCGGACTTGCGGGACAGGCCAGGTTGAAGATCCAATCCACCTCTACGAGAAGAGGTTCGGTGATGTCATGCCGGATCATCTCGAAGCGCGAATTTGCCGTGAGGTGACAAATATTCTCTTTTCTGCCCGTAAAGTAATTATCCAGGCATATTACCTCATGTCCGTCCTTGAGCAGCCGCTCCGAAAGGTGGGAGCCGATAAATCCGGCCCCTCCGGTGATAAGAATTCGCTTTGGAATAGAATAAGTGCGATAGGTATACATTTCTCCCTCATGAGAGGCGGGGAACGGTTTACTCCGAATCCCGGGGCGCTTACCTCTTGATCTCGCGCAAACTTCTACCTCGCCGGCCTTCCGATGCAACTGTAATAGAAGCCGTGACCAGCTACGGTCGCAGGATTGTACTGGTTCCTTCCATCGAATATAACAGGCGCTTTCATCACAGATTTCATCCGGTCGAAGTCCGGCTCTCTGAATGAAAGCCATTCGGTGACCAGGATAAGCGCGTCTACATCCTGAAGTACGTCGTACTGGCCCTTACCGAAGACAATATTCGTGTTTCCCTCGAAAATTGCGCGGGCCACTTCCATGGCTTTCGGATCATAAAGCATGCAGAAGGCCCCCCTCTTCGTCAACTCATCGACAATGTAGACGGCCGGGGCCTCCCTCATGTCGTCCGTATTGGGTTTGAATGCCAGGCCCCAGACGCCGAATTTTCGTCCCTTCACGTCGCCGCCGTAATAGTCGAGCAGCTTGTTCGTAAAGGCGACCCTCTGGGAGGCATTCACCTTCATCACGTCTTCCAGTATGGAAGCCTCGCATCCATAATCCTGACATGTCTTTATGAGAGCACGCACGTCTTTGGGGAAACAGGAGCCGCCGAAGCCTACGCCGGGAAAAAGAAATTTTGGTCCGATCCTCGAATCGCTTCCCATGCCCCGCATCACCATCATTACATCGGCCCCCACTTTCTCACACATGGCCGCAATCTCGTTCATAAAGGAGATCCTTGTGGCAAGCATGGAGTTCGCCGCATATTTTGTCATTTCACTCGATCTTACATCCATCGCGAGAAGAGGCGCGCCCGTGCGGGTGAAGGGTGAATAAAGCTCTTTCAGTATCTCCCCTACCCTGCTATGCTCGACCCCTACGACTACCCGTTCGGGCTTCATGCAGTCATCGACTGCCACGCCCTCTTTCAGAAATTCGGGGTTCGATGCGATATCAAAGGCGATACCGGCGGCCCTCGCTTTCAATTCCTCGTCTATCGCTCCCTTCACCTTTTCGCAGGTTCCCACGGGAACGGTGGATTTGACTACCACGATCCTGTATTTCTCCATCACCTTACCGATGCTATGGGCCACATTCATCACATATTTAAGGTCCGCGGAGCCGTCCTCATCCTGTGGAGTATTTACGGAGATGAAGACGATGAGTCCATGGTCGACGGTTTCTTTGATATCGGTGGTGAACCTGAGCCGCCCTTCATCCATGTTGCGCTTCACTATTTCCTCGAGGTGAGGCTCATAGATGGGAATGATCCCTTTATTCAGGTTTTCAATTTTCACGTCATCTATATCCATACAGATTACGTCATTGCCTGTCTCGGCAAAGCAAGCCCCCGTGACGAGGCCGACATATCCCACTCCGATAACCGATATATGCATAAAACCTCCATACCGTATTTGTCCCTTTATTTACCTGGAAAAGCCCCGGAAAGTCAACTATATTATACGTATAAGCGACCCGGGGGTCAAGGTGGGGACCGAGATTTCCCGAAGTTGGGAGAGGCGGAAAAACAACTGCCCCGGACAGCGAATAACCTATTGAAATAATATCCATATTATGTTAACATTTAACCCGTTAGTGGGCTCGACCCGCTATTTTACTTTATAGGTCATGGTATACGAACAGGAGATCATAGAAAAGATCGAGTCCCTTCTCGCGCCCATAGTTCGCGAGGAGGCGGTCGAACTCGTCGATGTGGAGTTCAAGCCGGCCGGAAAGCGGTGGGTGCTTCGTATCTTCATCGATAAAGAGGGCGGCGTCACCATCTCCCATTGCGAAAAGGTCGCCAGGGAGCTCGGGAGACTGCTCGACGTGGAGGATTTTATCGAGCATGCCTATACTCTTGAAGTATCGTCACCGGGGCTGACGAGGGCATTGAAGAAGAAGGAAGACTTTGCCCGGTATAAAGGGCAAAGGTGCAAAATCGTAACGAATGAGCCCTTGGACGGCAGAAGCGAATTCAAGGGAGAAATCGTCAATGTTGACGACGATAAAGTTGAGATTAAAGGAAAAATAGGTGTATTTACTGTTCCGATATGTGCTATAAAAAAGGCAAACTTAGAATTCGAATTATAAGGGGTACACATGTATTTTGATTTAAATTACGTGATCGAGCAAGTGGGAAAGGAGAAGGGCATACCGAAGGAAACCCTTATCTCCGCCCTCGAAGAGGCCATACTCTCCGCCTCCAAAAAGAAGTACGGCAGCCATCTTGATCTCGAAGCGAAGTATAATGAAGAGCTAGGCGAAATAGAGGTCTTTCAGTTCAAAACCGTCGTCGAGGAGACAAACGAGCCCGATGTGGAGATATCCATTGAAGAGGCGAGAGTACATGATCCCGAGTGCGAGATAGGCGACAGCATAGGCATTAAGATGGATACTTCGTCCCTCGGCAGGATCGCTGCCCAGACCGCGAAGCAGGTAATAGTCCAAAAGGTGCGCAATGCCGAGAGCGATGTCATTTATAACGAATATAAAAGCAAGAAGGGTGAAATCGCAACAGGGGTGGTTCAACGAGTCGAAAAGAATCATTATGTGATCAACCTGGGGAAAACGGAAGCGGTATTGCCTGTCAAAGAAGTGATACCCGGCGAGGGATTCCGGCAGAGAGACAGGATAAAAGCATTCATTCTTGACGTGGAGAAAACCCAAAAAGGCTGCACCATCCTGCTTTCGAGGACCCATCCCGGTTTTCTCATGAAGCTCTTCGAGCTGGAAGTCCCGGAAGTACAGGAAGGGATAATAAAGATCGTCGGCGCCGCCAGGGAGCCTGGCGAGAGAGCAAAGATATCCGTACACAGCACGGACACCGATGTGGACCCTATAGGGGCCTGCGTGGGAGTAAAAGGCTCGAGAGTGCAAGCGGTAGTCCAGGAGCTGAGAGGCGAAAAAATAGATATCATACCATGGAGCAAAGACCCCGCGAAATTCGTGTGCAATACTCTTGCGCCTGCCCGGGTATCCAAGGTTTACATAAATGAGGAAGAGCATTCGATGGAGATCATCGTGAATGATGATCAGCTTTCAGTCGCCATAGGGAAAAAAGGACAGAACGTGCGTCTCGCATCGAGACTGACCGGGTGGAAGATAGATATTAACAGTGAATCAGAGGTTGAGATTACGTCGCGCAAGATTATAGAAGACTTAATGGAGAAATTGAAAGTCAGCGAGATTCTTGCCCGCATTCTCCACGACGAATACCTGAGAGACCCTCAGGACCTCGCAAAGCTCACGTCCGAGGAGCTTAATAAGATTACCAGCATTTCTATCGAAGACTGCAAAAGGATTATAGAACAGGCAAAACTGGTCAGAGACAAGGAAAGGTCGGAAAAGGCCGAGGAGCGGCAGGAAGAGTCAGCAGCCGAAACAACCGAAACGGCCGATGCAACCGAGGCAGCCGATGCAACCGAAACGGCCGAGGCAGCCAAAGCAACCGAGGCAACCGAAACAGCCGAGACTCGGCAACCGTAGAAATCCAAAAAGAGCAGACGGGACTTAGGAAGGATTAAGGAATGACGAAAATAAAAATCACCACCCTCACCGATAAAATAAGCGATGATGAGATTCTCTCAAAACTCAAGGGGATCGGTGTAAAAATAAAAGATAAGGCGAAAGATGAGACGCCTCACGAAGAGGCAAAAGAAAAATCTGCGCCTACCGGAGAGACTCTTGTGGAAAAGAGAGTGGCCTCCACCATAATACGAAGACGGGTTCAGGCGCCCCCGCCTCCTCCACCGGTTGAAGAGAAGCCGGAGCCGGTAGAGGAGAAAGCCGATATAAAGGAAACTTTAAGAGCGACGGAAAAAGAGAAAGCTGCCGCGAAGCCGAAAGAGCGGACCCGGGAGATCACCAGGACCCCCGTGGCCGGCGCGTCAGAGATTGAAGCTCCTCCTCCCGAAGAAGGGGCCCCTGTTGCCGCTATCGAACCGGACCGTGCCCCGGAACAGGAGGCGGTCGCGGAAGAACCCTCCAAAGGCGAGATCGAGCGGATGGGCCAGGATAAGGAAAAGGAGATCACAAAGGTCCTGGAAGAAGCTTATAAGCAGGATCTCGAGAAAGAGGTCCCCCTTACTGATGAAACCGAAGAAGAGAGACAAAAGAAGAAAACAGAGAAGCTTCTGAAGAAGATAGAAGATGCTGAATTTGCGGAGACCAAGGGAGTAAAGAAAAAAGGTCTCCTCAAAAGGAAAGTGGTGATAAAGGAAGAAGA from Syntrophorhabdaceae bacterium includes these protein-coding regions:
- a CDS encoding UDP-glucuronic acid decarboxylase family protein gives rise to the protein MYTYRTYSIPKRILITGGAGFIGSHLSERLLKDGHEVICLDNYFTGRKENICHLTANSRFEMIRHDITEPLLVEVDWIFNLACPASPIHYQYNPVKTTKVNVLGALNVLGLAKRVRARVMQASTSEVYGDPEVHPQTEEYWGHVNPIGKRSCYDEGKRVAETLFFDYMRQNSVDVKVIRIFNTYGPRMRSDDGRVVSNFIEQALRGEAITIYGDGSQTRSFCYVEDMIEGMVRMMDYEKGETERQTDYTKPHLSGFSGPINLGNPEEVSILEIARKIVEMTGSASEIVFERLPEDDPKRRCPDIAKARQHLGWQPRVTLGDGLKRTVDYFQSQKAP
- a CDS encoding UDP-glucose/GDP-mannose dehydrogenase family protein; translation: MHISVIGVGYVGLVTGACFAETGNDVICMDIDDVKIENLNKGIIPIYEPHLEEIVKRNMDEGRLRFTTDIKETVDHGLIVFISVNTPQDEDGSADLKYVMNVAHSIGKVMEKYRIVVVKSTVPVGTCEKVKGAIDEELKARAAGIAFDIASNPEFLKEGVAVDDCMKPERVVVGVEHSRVGEILKELYSPFTRTGAPLLAMDVRSSEMTKYAANSMLATRISFMNEIAAMCEKVGADVMMVMRGMGSDSRIGPKFLFPGVGFGGSCFPKDVRALIKTCQDYGCEASILEDVMKVNASQRVAFTNKLLDYYGGDVKGRKFGVWGLAFKPNTDDMREAPAVYIVDELTKRGAFCMLYDPKAMEVARAIFEGNTNIVFGKGQYDVLQDVDALILVTEWLSFREPDFDRMKSVMKAPVIFDGRNQYNPATVAGHGFYYSCIGRPAR
- a CDS encoding ATP-binding protein; its protein translation is MVWALCCLFIFYAVPSWGEKKETAENRKTLVLYSFNDGYSYTANVRKGLAQGLHEIPEGIRPDVYEEQLDLGRLETADGRKALAEYLAAKYCSTKFNMVLTESLPAAEFLSGNPGLFSGTPRLFFNMIGKANTPGISQDASFSALSDGGKIAIATILHVLPQTRRIVVVGDPGHRAAGIFGDLRESSRAFAGRAEFEFWDNLSFEEVYEKAGKLPRTAAILYLGMSYDRLGKHGYQERVAQRLGESASVPVFGVLDSHMKGNVVGGFLRSGEKEGGLMSRVIAAGYDSPLRLSGKQLKEELTGYYFDAPALRKWSIPDTRLPPGSVILHREKTLWQRYRNYVLLAFAAFALETLLVITLIRVSLQRRKTLGQLAQANSALIVRSRELAEATERAEHANRAKSAFLANMSHELRSPMNGILGFSDLMQNDPSTTPVQRESLEIIRRSGEYLLSLIDDVLDMAKIEAGRVKIDEEPVDLHAMMREIMAMMQERAAKKGLDLLLDQSYDFPKIVRSDGVKLRQVIINLFTNAVKFTDRGSITLHLRLRGPVIAIEVEDSGVGISEEDRRDIFDPFVQVGKTSAQKGTGLGLAITKQFVELMGGKIEVESTPGTGSLFRVELPAKVSDEPVRESSLKERARPVAIAPGPEEWRILIVEDQAENRLLLTRLLEGVGLRVKSAVNGREGVRLFQEWKPHFIWMDRRMPVMDGLQATRAIRGLEGGRDVKIVAVTASALVEHKEEVMAADMDDLVRKPYRPEEIFDCMRRHLGIEYLYGERTGLPETDDGFFKPAALEGLSSSLRQELSDALIRADQESISRIVIGINERDAALAHALGRLVENYDYMPILRVLEECAAGPEKGGAPPE
- a CDS encoding HAD family hydrolase produces the protein MKKIISFDLDGTLVDGIYGEMVWNHGVPEVYAKTHGITFEEAKRFTRKEFESLGDGRLEWYDIDYWLHRFGLPVSPPELLDRYERHIELLPHAKEVLTALQKRYTLIIASNAARIFVEKEISFTGIGVHFTHIVSATSDYGIVKKGETFYRTLLDNLSVSPDEVVHVGDHRLFDYEAPSRFGIESYHLCSEGNGSHKIIHDLKTLLERL
- the nusA gene encoding transcription termination factor NusA; translation: MYFDLNYVIEQVGKEKGIPKETLISALEEAILSASKKKYGSHLDLEAKYNEELGEIEVFQFKTVVEETNEPDVEISIEEARVHDPECEIGDSIGIKMDTSSLGRIAAQTAKQVIVQKVRNAESDVIYNEYKSKKGEIATGVVQRVEKNHYVINLGKTEAVLPVKEVIPGEGFRQRDRIKAFILDVEKTQKGCTILLSRTHPGFLMKLFELEVPEVQEGIIKIVGAAREPGERAKISVHSTDTDVDPIGACVGVKGSRVQAVVQELRGEKIDIIPWSKDPAKFVCNTLAPARVSKVYINEEEHSMEIIVNDDQLSVAIGKKGQNVRLASRLTGWKIDINSESEVEITSRKIIEDLMEKLKVSEILARILHDEYLRDPQDLAKLTSEELNKITSISIEDCKRIIEQAKLVRDKERSEKAEERQEESAAETTETADATEAADATETAEAAKATEATETAETRQP
- the rimP gene encoding ribosome maturation factor RimP; translated protein: MVYEQEIIEKIESLLAPIVREEAVELVDVEFKPAGKRWVLRIFIDKEGGVTISHCEKVARELGRLLDVEDFIEHAYTLEVSSPGLTRALKKKEDFARYKGQRCKIVTNEPLDGRSEFKGEIVNVDDDKVEIKGKIGVFTVPICAIKKANLEFEL
- a CDS encoding diguanylate cyclase produces the protein MNSNILIVDDTPASLKLLTETLASEGFRVRPLNNGELALRSAGMEPPELILLDVRMPGLDGFEVCRRLKEDAMLRPIPVIFISAAADVEDKLAAFQAGGVDYITKPFRREEVLARATTHIELYRSRRELARLNQALIEANEKLTRLSETDGLLGIANRPCFDRVLEREWNGHMRSGTPLSLAMIDVDHFKLYNDTYGHLAGDACLKTVAEKVRTVLRRSTDLVARYGGEEVVVVMPDTPLEGAMNIARDIQSRFIDEPIPDSAVDRGFVTVSIGVAMRLPESGSLPSSLVAAADRALYAAKEAGRNCIRHE